Proteins from one Coffea arabica cultivar ET-39 chromosome 8c, Coffea Arabica ET-39 HiFi, whole genome shotgun sequence genomic window:
- the LOC113705951 gene encoding uncharacterized protein: MGVCVTKMEAYDHLKVVGFIKGYNNWIARGELSNYYEATSNSENTSIGVSNGTNDMQDLVHDVFEIPHGTNELNREGDFPVSEAEKFYKLIDDSQQDLYSSCKNFSKLSFIIRLLHLKCLGKMSNKIFNMLVELLREVFPEAMTNLPSSYYEAEKLMNTLGQGNEKIDACPNDCSLYWGSAEKRTSCEICNELRWVASENNPTGEKRKIPQKVMWHFPLKVRLQRLFMSSKIASQMRWHEEKRTKDGCMRHPVDSLAWQTFDHLHPEFAKDCRNVRLGLASDGFNPFNNMSSTHSTWPVVLIPYNLPPWMCMKQPYFMLSLLIPGPSSPGNNIDVYLQPLVKELTELWDFGIQIYDASQKENFHLHAALLWTISDFPGYAMLSGWSTKGEYACPVCHKFTHARRLTHSFKHCYMGHRRFLDSKHKFRKQAQLFDGTEEYGKRPLLQTGDMINVCENIWGTLLDIEDKAKDHYNSHRDLREMGIRKELHPIETEPGKQLMPIALRKTLPKSVRYPLIRLSRYFRQLCSKVICPRDVVRLKSEIAVILCDLEKCFPPTFFDIMVHLTIHLAIEVKLGGPVYYRWMYPVERYLGTLKSYVRNKSRPEGSIAQGYLAEECINFCSLYLADYVETKFNRPSRNEEVHKEIEEGLDIFSESGHPLGRGKPTVFDAHILSTAHRYILFNCDAVTPYIEQHRRLIEEGHPQVPQHLKERLHSENFACWFAEHLELSQNVSVLRDLRFLAKGPNVVGIQHDKYVVNGFRFHTNEVEKKRKTQNSGVTVNATTSSFASIRDQNPVLSELVYFGVLKNVVELIYGGRRVVLFECDWISNGSRMKQDADGFTVVNFANVRPHVEPFIPASQASQVFYVEDPTDKDWQVVISTTARDGYNMGTTMDVETYLQSDVGNPVVENENEEISWVREDGLGIEVDLSQYKLI, from the exons ATGGGTGTTTGTGTGACTAAAATGGAAGCATATGATCATTTGAAAGTGGTAGGCTTTATCAAGGGTTATAATAATTGGATAGCACGTGGAGAACTTTCAAACTACTATGAAGCCACATCTAATTCTGAAAATACATCAATTGGGGTTTCAAATGGGACTAATGACATGCAAGACTTGGTCCATGATGTATTTGAGATACCACATGGAACAAATGAATTGAATAGAGAAGGGGACTTTCCTGTTTCAGAGGctgaaaaattttacaaattgaTTGATGATTCTCAACAGGATTTGTACAGTAGTTGCAAAAATTTCTCGAAGTTGTCTTTCATTATTCGTTTGCTTCACCTAAAATGCCTTGGTAAGATGAGTAACAAGATTTTTAATATGCTTGTTGAGCTGTTGAGAGAAGTATTTCCGGAGGCCATGACTAATTTGCCTTCTTCTTACTATGAGGCTGAGAAATTGATGAATACATTGGGGCAGGGTAATGAAAAGATTGATGCATGTCCTAATGATTGTTCTCTTTATTGGGGCAGTGCTGAAAAAAGAACTTCATGCGAAATATGTAACGAGCTTAGGTGGGTTGCTTCAGAAAATAATCCAActggtgaaaaaagaaaaatccctCAAAAAGTAATGTGGCATTTTCCTTTAAAAGTTAGATTACAAAGACTATTTATGTCTTCTAAAATTGCATCTCAAATGAGATGGCATGAGGAAAAACGTACAAAAGATGGTTGTATGAGACATCCAGTTGATTCTCTAGCTTGGCAAACTTTTGACCATCTACATCCAGAATTTGCTAAGGATTGTCGAAATGTTAGATTGGGGTTGGCATCTGATGGGTTTAATCCATTCAACAACATGAGTTCTACACACAGTACTTGGCCTGTGGTTTTAATACCATATAACTTACCTCCGTGGATGTGTATGAAGCAACCGTACTTCATGTTGTCCTTGTTAATACCCGGACCATCCTCTCCTGGGAATAATATTGATGTTTATCTACAGCCTCTAGTTAAAGAATTGACCGAATTGTGGGATTTTGGCATTCAAATTTATGATGCatcccaaaaagaaaattttcatttgcatGCAGCTCTGTTGTGGACCATTAGTGATTTTCCTGGATATGCAATGTTATCTGGGTGGAGCACTAAAGGTGAATATGCTTGTCCTGTTTGTCACAAGTTCACTCATGCTCGACGGTTGACTCATAGTTTCAAGCATTGCTATATGGGTCATCGTAGATTTTTAGATAGTAAGCATAAATTTAGAAAGCAAGCCCAATTGTTTGATGGCACCGAAGAATATGGAAAGCGACCACTTTTACAAACTGGGGATATGATT AATGTTTGTGAAAATATTTGGGGGACATTGCTGGATATTGAGGATAAAGCAAAGGACCATTATAATTCCCACCGTGATTTGAGAGAAATGGGAATAAGAAAAGAGCTGCATCCCATTGAGACAGAACCTGGAAAG CAATTGATGCCCATAGCTTTGAGAAAGACTTTGCCAAAATCAGTGCGCTATCCTTTGATTCGATTGAGTAGATACTTCAGGCAGCTTTGTTCTAAAGTTATTTGTCCTCGAGATGTGGTTCGTTTGAAAAGTGAAATTGCCGTTATACTCTGCGATCTTGAGAAATGCTTTCCACCAACATTCTTCGATATCATGGTGCATTTAACTATTCATTTGGCAATTGAAGTGAAATTAGGTGGTCCAGTGTATTATCGTTGGATGTATCCTGTAGAGAG GTACCTAGGAACATTAAAATCTTATGTTCGAAATAAAAGTAGGCCTGAAGGTTCGATTGCTCAAGGCTACTTGGCAGAAGAATGCATAAACTTTTGCTCGTTGTATCTTGCGGACTATGTTGAGACAAAATTCAATCGTCcaagcagaaatgaagaagtacatAAGGAAATTGAAGAGGGTTTAGATATATTCTCTGAATCAGGACATCCTTTGGGGAGGGGCAAGCCAACAGTCTTTGATGCTCATATCTTGAGTACAGCACATCGGTATATTTTATTTAACTGTGATGCTGTCACACCTTACATAGA GCAGCATCGTAGATTGATAGAAGAAGGGCATCCTCAAGTTCCACAGCATCTAAAAGAGCGCTTGCACAGCGAAAATTTTGCTTGTTGGTTTGCTGAACAT TTAGAACTTTCTCAAAATGTTTCGGTGTTGAGAGACTTGAGGTTCCTTGCTAAAGGTCCAAATGTTGTTGGAATCCAACATGACAAGTACGTTGTTAATGGATTTCGGTTTCACACCAACGAagttgagaagaaaagaaaaacgcagAATAGTGGTGTTACAGTCAATGCAACAACATCCAGTTTTGCAAGTATAAGGGATCAAAATCCAGTTTTGAGTGAACTAGTTTACTTCGGCGTCTTGAAAAATGTTGTTGAATTAATTTATGGAGGTCGTCGGGTGGTGTTATTCGAATGTGATTGGATATCAAATGGTTCGAGAATGAAACAAGATGCTGATGGgtttactgtagtcaattttgCAAATGTGAGACCTCATGTTGAGCCATTTATACCCGCTTCACAAGCATCACAGGTTTTTTATGTGGAAGATCCAACTGATAAGGATTGGCAAGTTGTTATCTCTACCACTGCAAGAGATGGATATAACATGGGCACAACCATGGATGTTGAGACATATTTGCAAAGTGATGTTGGCAATCCTGTTGTTGAGAATGAAAATGAGGAAATTAGTTGGGTTCGTGAGGATGGACTTGGGATTGAAGTTGATTTGTCCCAATATAAACTGATTTAG
- the LOC140013471 gene encoding uncharacterized protein encodes MKEHKCHLSSHQGYRAKKIAENLAKGSEMDQYNKLSQYINEIERSNPGSIVIMKLVDNYCDAVTGQGKFQRLYMCFAWVKQGFLAAYRLVFGVDGTILKGSAGGVLLTAIGVDANNGMYPIAYAATKGETKDSWIWFLTLLKEDLKIGRDYEWTIMSDKQKGICEVVFSNATHRFCVKHMHSNMSSAGFKGAAIRKALWKAAKATTPIQFRRRMEAIAELDTEAAKWLDDKDPAEWSRSHFSTYPKCDMLLNNICESFNNKILDAREE; translated from the coding sequence ATGAAGGAGCACAAATGTCATCTTAGTAGCCATCAAGGCTATAGAGCTAAGAAAATTGCAGAGAATTTGGCCAAAGGTAGTGAGATGGATCAATATAATAAACTGTCTCAATATATCAATGAAATTGAGAGAAGTAATCCAGGTAGCATAGTAATTATGAAGCTGGTAGATAACTATTGTGATGCAGTAACTGGACAGGGAAAATTTCAGAGATTATACATGTGCTTTGCTTGGGTAAAACAGGGGTTCTTAGCAGCTTATAGGCTCGTGTTTGGAGTGGATGGAACTATTCTCAAAGGTTCAGCAGGGGGTGTACTATTGACAGCAATTGGAGTTGATGCTAATAATGGAATGTATCCTATAGCTTATGCAGCAACTAAGGGAGAAACCAAAGATTCTTGGATTTGGTTTCTAACATTACTCAAAGAAGATTTGAAAATTGGAAGGGACTATGAGTGGACAATAATGAGTGATAAGCAAAAGGGAATATGTGAAGTAGTTTTTTCGAATGCAACCCACAGATTCTGTGTTAAACATATGCATAGTAACATGTCATCTGCTGGGTTCAAAGGGGCGGCAATAAGGAAAGCTCTGTGGAAAGCAGCTAAGGCAACTACTCCAATTCAATTCAGAAGAAGAATGGAGGCAATTGCTGAACTTGATACTGAAGCAGCTAAGTGGTTGGATGACAAGGATCCGGCAGAGTGGAGTAGATCACACTTCAGTACTTACCCAAAGTGTGATATGTTGCTGAATAACATATGTGAATCCTTCAACAACAAGATCTTAGATGCTAGAGAGGAGTAA